One Eubacterium sp. 1001713B170207_170306_E7 genomic window carries:
- a CDS encoding enoyl-CoA hydratase-related protein: MNNLLFNVENEIGVITINRPKALNALNSETLSELKQLVNEIEERKDIKVVIVTGAGEKAFVAGADIAEMVDGTPVEGRQMCLLAHEAFAKLENIPQVTIAAVNGYALGGGCELSMACDIRIAADNAKFAQPEVNLGILPGFGGTQRLPRLVGKGRAKELIFTTDQIDAQEAYRIGLANKVVPREELMSTCIKMAEKIISKASYAVTLAKSAINTGMDIDLASGCKFESDLFGLAFSTNDKKEGMIAFLEKRKADLKDF; this comes from the coding sequence ATGAACAATTTATTATTTAATGTGGAAAATGAAATTGGTGTGATTACAATTAATCGTCCCAAAGCGCTTAACGCTCTGAACAGCGAAACACTTTCAGAGTTAAAGCAGCTTGTCAATGAAATTGAAGAGCGTAAGGACATCAAAGTTGTAATCGTAACCGGGGCTGGCGAAAAGGCCTTTGTTGCAGGTGCTGATATTGCAGAAATGGTTGATGGCACTCCGGTGGAAGGACGGCAAATGTGCCTGTTGGCCCATGAAGCATTTGCAAAGCTTGAAAATATTCCCCAGGTAACAATCGCAGCGGTTAATGGATACGCATTGGGGGGCGGTTGTGAATTATCCATGGCCTGTGACATTCGTATTGCAGCGGATAATGCTAAATTCGCTCAACCGGAGGTTAATCTTGGAATTCTTCCTGGCTTTGGAGGGACGCAGCGATTACCGCGGCTGGTAGGAAAAGGAAGAGCAAAGGAACTGATCTTTACAACCGATCAAATTGATGCACAGGAAGCCTACCGGATTGGCCTGGCAAACAAGGTAGTTCCAAGAGAAGAATTGATGAGCACCTGCATAAAAATGGCGGAAAAGATTATCAGTAAGGCAAGCTATGCTGTGACACTGGCAAAATCTGCCATTAACACCGGCATGGATATTGACTTGGCTTCTGGCTGTAAATTTGAATCAGACCTTTTTGGCCTGGCATTTTCTACAAATGATAAAAAAGAGGGTATGATAGCTTTTCTGGAAAAAAGAAAAGCGGATTTAAAGGATTTTTAG
- a CDS encoding CoA-transferase — protein sequence MKHIPVLTPKQAADLVQNNQIIVTGGFVGSCCPETLTKALEKRFLETGEPKNLTLIYAAAQGNRDGSGADHFAHEGMVKRVIGGHWNMVPQLGNMVIENKIEGYNLPQGTISQLFRDIAGNRVGTITHVGLNTFVDPRNQGGKLNEITKDDIVELIEITGQEKLLYKAFPVNVAFLRGSYADEYGNITVENEVASLEGTSIAQAAKNSGGKVVVQVEKIVKGGTLDPRLVKIPRIYVDAVVVAEEGDHQQCFGHSFDASLTGAKQAPLGDTKADCMCTKKIIGRRAALELMEDSVVNLGIGIPEYISRVANEEGIGDYMTLTVEAGPIGGVPQGGSQFGAALNPECILDQAYQFDFYDGGGVDLAFLGLAQADEKGNINVSKFGPRIAGCGGFINITQNAKRVYFCGTFTAGGLKTEIKDGKIKIVQEGKSKKFLTEAEQVTFSGDYANKTGQPVMYITERAVFELRKDGVYLIEIAPGIDLQRDILEQMDFVPKMDGEPALMDWRIFRDELMGIKGN from the coding sequence ATGAAACATATACCAGTTTTAACACCCAAACAGGCAGCGGACTTGGTACAGAATAATCAGATTATTGTGACTGGAGGTTTTGTCGGAAGCTGTTGTCCGGAAACCTTGACCAAGGCATTGGAAAAACGGTTTTTGGAAACCGGTGAACCGAAAAATCTGACCCTGATTTACGCTGCAGCCCAGGGGAATCGGGATGGCAGCGGGGCGGATCACTTCGCGCATGAAGGAATGGTAAAGCGTGTCATCGGGGGGCATTGGAATATGGTTCCTCAGCTTGGAAACATGGTAATTGAGAATAAAATAGAAGGCTACAATCTGCCGCAGGGAACCATTTCTCAGCTGTTTAGAGATATTGCGGGAAACCGTGTTGGCACAATTACCCATGTAGGTTTAAATACCTTTGTTGACCCCAGAAACCAGGGCGGAAAATTAAACGAGATTACAAAGGATGATATTGTAGAGCTTATTGAGATCACTGGACAGGAAAAATTACTTTACAAGGCTTTTCCGGTTAACGTCGCTTTTTTAAGAGGAAGCTATGCAGATGAATACGGAAACATTACGGTTGAGAACGAGGTGGCATCCCTTGAGGGAACTTCCATCGCCCAGGCGGCTAAGAACAGCGGCGGCAAGGTGGTAGTACAGGTCGAAAAAATAGTAAAGGGTGGTACGCTTGATCCCAGATTAGTGAAAATTCCCCGAATTTATGTCGACGCTGTTGTCGTTGCCGAGGAAGGTGACCATCAGCAGTGCTTTGGACATTCTTTTGACGCCTCATTGACAGGGGCCAAGCAAGCGCCCCTTGGCGACACCAAAGCGGACTGTATGTGTACAAAAAAGATTATAGGACGGCGGGCCGCGCTTGAGCTTATGGAAGACAGTGTGGTCAATTTGGGAATTGGCATACCGGAGTATATTTCCCGCGTCGCAAACGAAGAAGGAATTGGGGATTATATGACGCTTACGGTAGAAGCCGGCCCGATTGGCGGGGTGCCGCAGGGCGGTTCGCAGTTCGGTGCAGCCTTGAATCCGGAATGTATTCTGGATCAGGCCTACCAGTTTGATTTCTATGATGGCGGCGGTGTTGATTTAGCATTCCTGGGATTGGCTCAGGCAGATGAAAAAGGAAACATTAACGTTTCTAAATTCGGACCGAGAATTGCTGGCTGCGGGGGCTTTATCAACATCACTCAAAATGCAAAGAGGGTTTACTTCTGTGGTACCTTTACGGCCGGCGGACTAAAGACCGAAATCAAGGATGGAAAGATTAAAATTGTCCAGGAGGGTAAATCTAAAAAATTCTTAACAGAGGCAGAACAGGTTACCTTCAGCGGAGACTATGCTAACAAGACTGGACAACCGGTTATGTATATTACTGAGCGCGCTGTTTTTGAACTGCGAAAAGATGGCGTTTATCTCATTGAAATCGCCCCGGGGATTGATCTGCAAAGAGATATCCTGGAGCAGATGGACTTTGTACCAAAAATGGATGGAGAGCCGGCGCTTATGGACTGGCGGATCTTCCGGGACGAGTTGATGGGAATAAAAGGCAATTAA
- a CDS encoding acyl-CoA dehydrogenase family protein: protein MDFQLDDKRLALQKAVRDFAEKELLPGVRERDETSTFPVDAYKKMGEMGLIGLPYPKEYGGQGGDYLDYAIAVEEIAKVDGSVAISYSVSTSLYGGSVSNSASEEQKKAFLPPVLSGKSFGAFGLTEPNAGSDAGGCITTATREGDHYILNGAKCFNTNGPLADYFAVYALTEPEKKAKGLSCFLVKKGTPGFSIGKIEDKMGIRAAQVSELIFDNCKIPAENLMGEEGQGFKVAMKTLDGGRIGVAAQGLGLAEGAFEIARKYLMQREQFGKPLYKNQYLAFKMVELECQIEQARLMLYKAALDKTEGRPYTLSAAKAKLLCTDAAMHVTTEAVQMLGGNGYMKDYHVERMMRDAKITQIYEGTNEIQKLVISGQLFR from the coding sequence ATGGATTTTCAGTTAGATGATAAAAGATTGGCTTTACAGAAGGCGGTACGGGACTTTGCAGAAAAAGAATTGTTACCAGGTGTTCGAGAAAGGGATGAGACAAGTACTTTCCCGGTTGACGCTTATAAAAAAATGGGGGAAATGGGGCTGATTGGCCTTCCTTATCCAAAAGAGTATGGCGGACAGGGCGGGGATTACCTCGATTATGCCATTGCTGTTGAAGAGATTGCCAAGGTCGACGGGTCTGTAGCCATCTCATACTCTGTATCAACCTCACTTTATGGTGGAAGTGTGTCCAATTCTGCTTCAGAAGAACAAAAGAAAGCCTTCTTACCGCCGGTATTATCCGGTAAGAGCTTCGGCGCTTTTGGACTGACAGAACCCAATGCCGGCTCAGATGCGGGCGGATGTATTACAACCGCCACCAGAGAAGGGGATCATTACATTTTAAATGGTGCAAAGTGTTTTAACACGAATGGCCCTTTAGCCGATTATTTTGCAGTTTACGCTTTAACTGAGCCGGAAAAGAAGGCCAAAGGCTTATCCTGCTTCTTAGTCAAAAAAGGAACGCCAGGCTTTTCAATCGGAAAGATTGAAGACAAAATGGGAATCCGTGCGGCACAGGTATCTGAGCTCATCTTCGATAACTGTAAAATTCCGGCAGAAAACCTGATGGGTGAAGAAGGACAGGGCTTTAAGGTTGCCATGAAAACCCTTGATGGCGGTCGTATTGGTGTAGCTGCACAGGGCTTGGGACTGGCTGAAGGTGCCTTTGAAATTGCCCGTAAGTATTTAATGCAGCGTGAACAGTTTGGTAAACCATTGTATAAGAACCAGTACCTTGCATTTAAAATGGTTGAACTGGAATGTCAGATTGAACAGGCAAGATTAATGCTCTACAAAGCAGCGCTGGATAAAACGGAAGGAAGACCGTATACTCTTTCGGCGGCGAAGGCAAAACTTCTGTGTACAGATGCCGCAATGCATGTCACGACGGAAGCGGTACAGATGCTGGGCGGCAATGGATATATGAAAGATTACCATGTTGAGCGCATGATGCGGGATGCTAAGATTACTCAGATTTATGAAGGAACCAATGAAATCCAGAAGCTGGTGATCAGCGGACAATTATTCAGATAG
- a CDS encoding MarR family transcriptional regulator — MELHDCINFLLTTAQHNVFQYLSQRLAPYDITPSQYGVLNCLWGREHNTPKQIADTLCLETSTISGVLDRMQKKGLIDRIVNVEDRREVQVIATEKGNQLEEPVLKIIEEVNIEALKDLDGAQQEQLKAYLRIIANGDFK, encoded by the coding sequence ATGGAATTACATGATTGTATAAATTTTTTATTGACCACTGCGCAGCACAATGTTTTTCAATACCTGAGCCAAAGGCTGGCGCCCTATGACATCACACCATCGCAGTATGGCGTGTTGAACTGCTTGTGGGGCAGAGAACACAATACGCCAAAGCAGATCGCAGATACCTTGTGTCTTGAAACCTCGACGATTTCGGGAGTTCTGGACAGAATGCAGAAAAAAGGACTGATTGACCGTATTGTCAACGTTGAAGATCGGAGAGAAGTGCAGGTCATTGCGACTGAAAAGGGCAACCAGCTGGAGGAACCCGTTTTAAAAATTATTGAGGAAGTCAATATTGAGGCTTTAAAGGATTTGGACGGCGCGCAGCAGGAACAGCTTAAAGCTTATTTGCGGATTATCGCGAATGGTGATTTCAAATAG
- a CDS encoding sodium-dependent transporter, which translates to MENRKRSQFSGKLGFVLAAAGSAVGLGNIWRFPYYAAKYGGGAFILVYIILALTFGYTLMTTEIAIGRKTHLSPIGAYKKLNSRAAFIGVFAVVVAAIITPYYSVIGGWVIKYLTVFATGGMTEAATDTFFSNYISTSAEPIIWMGLFILIGAVILFGGVKGGIERASKILMPVLVLLTIFLAAYSFTLPGALDGFKYLLIPDFSRFSIMGVVAAMGQMFYSMSLGMAIMVTYGSYMKKDENIEKCVGQIEIFDTGIAILAAMMIVPAVFAFSGGDPSALNAGPGLMFITLPKVFASMPMGGMVGAVFFALVLFAALTSVISLMEAIISAVCDQFKLPRKNAVFMVALLCFVVGMAPSLGFGLWDSVQIFGLQILDFMDFASNYILMPLGSCLTCVLVGWIIKPDFVLSELKSSGEFRREKLYIFMLKYIAPVFTIAIMVAYILDTFKIIKL; encoded by the coding sequence GTGGAGAATCGAAAAAGAAGTCAGTTTTCAGGAAAGCTTGGTTTTGTCCTGGCCGCCGCGGGTTCTGCCGTTGGGCTTGGCAATATATGGCGCTTTCCGTATTACGCTGCGAAATACGGCGGCGGAGCATTTATTCTGGTTTATATCATTTTAGCGTTGACCTTTGGTTATACTCTGATGACCACAGAGATCGCGATTGGGAGAAAGACTCATCTGAGCCCCATTGGCGCTTACAAAAAATTAAACTCAAGGGCTGCCTTTATAGGCGTTTTTGCAGTGGTCGTCGCTGCGATTATTACGCCCTATTACAGCGTGATCGGCGGATGGGTCATCAAATATCTGACTGTTTTTGCAACCGGAGGGATGACAGAGGCAGCAACGGATACTTTCTTTTCAAATTATATCAGCACAAGTGCAGAACCCATTATCTGGATGGGGCTTTTTATTCTGATTGGAGCGGTTATTTTGTTTGGCGGTGTAAAGGGAGGTATTGAGAGGGCCAGTAAGATACTGATGCCTGTTTTGGTGCTTCTGACCATTTTTCTGGCCGCCTATTCGTTCACGCTTCCAGGTGCGCTTGACGGTTTTAAATACCTGCTGATTCCGGATTTTTCGAGATTTTCAATTATGGGGGTAGTAGCCGCCATGGGGCAGATGTTTTACTCAATGTCCTTAGGAATGGCGATTATGGTTACCTATGGATCCTACATGAAAAAAGATGAAAATATCGAAAAATGCGTCGGTCAGATTGAGATTTTTGATACCGGCATAGCCATATTGGCGGCTATGATGATTGTTCCGGCGGTTTTCGCTTTTTCGGGTGGAGATCCGAGCGCGTTAAACGCAGGCCCAGGCCTGATGTTTATTACTTTGCCCAAGGTGTTTGCTTCAATGCCAATGGGCGGTATGGTTGGGGCGGTTTTCTTTGCGCTGGTGTTATTTGCGGCCCTTACCTCTGTTATTTCACTAATGGAAGCCATTATCAGTGCTGTGTGCGACCAGTTTAAGCTGCCGAGAAAGAATGCTGTTTTTATGGTGGCGCTGCTTTGCTTTGTTGTGGGTATGGCGCCGAGCCTTGGCTTTGGATTGTGGGACAGCGTTCAGATCTTTGGGCTGCAGATTCTTGATTTTATGGACTTTGCATCCAATTATATCCTGATGCCCTTGGGCTCCTGCCTGACCTGTGTCTTGGTTGGATGGATCATCAAACCAGATTTTGTCCTGAGTGAGCTTAAATCCTCAGGGGAGTTTAGACGGGAAAAGCTTTATATTTTTATGCTGAAATACATTGCGCCGGTCTTTACCATCGCAATTATGGTAGCCTATATACTGGATACTTTTAAAATAATCAAGCTTTAG
- a CDS encoding nuclease-related domain-containing protein encodes MLWLFLLGLFFAVAVIFNQWIKNKKKRKAGEMGETEVYQILNKIIPGSSVVFRNLYLPTAKGSTEIDLLLLTRKGFFVFEIKNYRGNIFGDERYSEWVKILSNGRRVPFYNPIWQNEGHIRALLCLFPEINPKRVYSRIVFCGSSEIKKVKIKSRNVLVLKQSALKRKMKWKLRLGFNRFSRNELSFFEKRLQEFADTDRRVKHSHKKQVKSLKKRHLA; translated from the coding sequence ATGCTGTGGTTATTTCTTTTAGGATTGTTTTTTGCTGTTGCTGTGATCTTTAATCAATGGATCAAAAATAAAAAGAAGCGTAAAGCTGGTGAGATGGGTGAAACTGAAGTTTATCAGATCCTCAACAAAATAATACCTGGAAGCAGTGTTGTTTTTAGAAATCTTTATCTGCCGACAGCAAAAGGAAGCACAGAGATCGACCTTCTTCTGTTGACTCGAAAGGGGTTTTTTGTCTTTGAGATTAAAAACTATCGTGGTAATATTTTTGGGGATGAACGGTACAGCGAATGGGTCAAAATTCTGAGCAATGGCAGAAGAGTCCCCTTTTATAATCCGATATGGCAAAATGAAGGGCATATCCGCGCTCTGCTCTGTCTTTTTCCGGAAATTAACCCAAAGCGTGTTTACTCACGCATTGTGTTCTGCGGCAGCAGTGAAATAAAAAAAGTAAAAATTAAAAGTCGGAACGTTTTGGTTTTGAAACAGAGTGCGTTAAAAAGAAAGATGAAATGGAAGCTCCGGCTGGGTTTTAACAGGTTTTCCAGAAATGAGCTGTCCTTTTTTGAGAAGCGGCTCCAGGAATTTGCAGATACGGACAGGCGCGTAAAGCACAGTCATAAAAAACAGGTTAAAAGCCTGAAAAAGCGGCATCTGGCCTGA
- a CDS encoding NERD domain-containing protein has translation MLKILTGIFYLFILVILAFVMIKLISRRMKNTFKPRKSKVSYAVEIDPRTAAPQLLNQILLMLPGESNEVLSRMCILANDGNQAEIDVLLICPTGLYLFNSINESGYVTGSEEDRQWFVLQEDGNRKAFKNPLEENRYSIQALLTRYPEIKEEWIHDYVVFSNRCGIRALQVEAASTIVLNRKKLFERLRGQIAEQPVVLTPERIQYLYNRLKLYTDGKNMPSDSNRRKTGRQPFSPKTAMEIHEVKAPDLTQFSPEDQCLKNKLMIFAKDQSRRDGVDVAQVLDRTRIENLVNMKPQNRIELETVQGMDEKRCEKYGERIVQIIEQHYRETIDKY, from the coding sequence ATGCTTAAGATTCTGACGGGAATCTTTTACCTGTTTATTTTGGTTATCCTGGCATTTGTCATGATAAAGCTTATAAGCCGGCGGATGAAAAATACGTTTAAACCACGGAAATCCAAAGTCAGCTATGCTGTCGAAATTGACCCTAGAACAGCAGCTCCCCAGCTTTTAAACCAGATACTCTTAATGCTTCCCGGCGAAAGCAATGAGGTTCTTTCACGAATGTGTATTCTTGCAAATGACGGAAACCAGGCAGAAATTGATGTTTTGTTGATTTGTCCGACAGGCCTCTATCTGTTCAATTCCATCAATGAGTCCGGGTATGTCACGGGCAGTGAAGAGGACCGGCAGTGGTTTGTTTTACAGGAGGACGGAAACCGCAAAGCATTTAAAAATCCTCTTGAGGAAAACAGGTATAGCATACAGGCTCTGCTGACGCGCTATCCCGAAATAAAGGAGGAGTGGATTCACGATTATGTGGTTTTCAGCAACCGATGCGGCATAAGAGCGTTACAGGTAGAAGCAGCATCGACTATTGTACTGAACAGAAAAAAACTTTTTGAGAGGCTTCGTGGCCAGATTGCAGAACAGCCTGTTGTTTTAACGCCAGAGCGTATTCAGTATCTTTATAATCGGCTGAAGCTTTATACAGACGGAAAAAATATGCCCTCAGATTCAAATCGGAGGAAAACGGGGAGGCAGCCCTTTTCGCCTAAAACAGCAATGGAAATTCATGAAGTGAAAGCTCCAGATCTTACGCAATTTTCACCGGAGGATCAATGCTTGAAAAATAAGCTCATGATTTTTGCGAAGGATCAAAGCCGGAGAGACGGGGTTGACGTGGCGCAGGTGTTGGACAGGACGAGGATTGAGAATCTTGTAAATATGAAGCCCCAAAACCGGATTGAGCTCGAAACGGTTCAGGGAATGGATGAAAAGCGCTGTGAAAAATACGGAGAGCGCATTGTACAGATTATCGAGCAGCACTATCGTGAGACCATTGATAAATATTAA
- a CDS encoding ABC transporter ATP-binding protein — MGFIELEQITKEYFMGDQKILAVNRVSFSIKKGELVVILGPSGAGKSTVLNLLGGMDTATKGRLYVDGRDITGLKDSQLTDYRAMEVGFVFQFYNLIPALTVYENIALIKEAAPQALEPEAVLKSVGLWERRHLFPTQISGGEQQRTAIARALCKNPKLLLCDEPTGALDSETGVVILSLLQNMSRQNGHTVVIVTHNASLAEMADKVIRIKNGRIADITLNRAPKDVSEVRW, encoded by the coding sequence ATGGGCTTTATTGAATTAGAACAAATTACAAAAGAATATTTTATGGGTGATCAAAAAATTCTGGCGGTTAACCGAGTCAGTTTCTCGATTAAAAAAGGTGAACTGGTCGTTATTCTTGGGCCCAGCGGCGCAGGAAAAAGCACTGTTCTAAACCTGCTGGGCGGAATGGATACAGCCACAAAGGGCAGACTCTATGTTGACGGCCGGGATATTACCGGACTCAAGGACAGCCAGCTGACAGATTACAGGGCGATGGAGGTCGGGTTTGTATTTCAATTTTACAACTTAATTCCAGCGTTGACTGTTTATGAAAATATTGCCTTAATCAAGGAGGCGGCGCCTCAAGCGCTGGAGCCAGAAGCCGTTTTAAAATCTGTGGGGCTTTGGGAGCGTCGACATCTGTTTCCCACACAGATTTCCGGCGGAGAACAGCAGAGGACAGCCATTGCCCGGGCTCTGTGCAAAAATCCAAAGCTGTTATTGTGCGACGAGCCGACCGGAGCGCTGGATTCAGAAACAGGAGTTGTCATTTTATCTCTTCTCCAAAATATGAGTCGCCAAAATGGGCATACGGTTGTAATTGTCACGCACAATGCATCACTTGCGGAGATGGCCGATAAGGTAATCCGGATAAAAAATGGCCGCATTGCGGACATCACGCTCAATAGGGCTCCAAAGGACGTAAGCGAGGTGAGGTGGTAA
- a CDS encoding FtsX-like permease family protein has protein sequence MLLRKMLRDLKNNAAQFLAIFLMIFLGVFIFSGMTSIGQGMKESSQDYYDETHLADAVVYSSFFTDQDYRQLERIPGVSAVTRRLQLDTAYESDSATILQLNVIDSDALSGCHLVEGEAFGGSADGIWLDSEFAKAHQVKTGDVISLTYQNEALAKEVKGLVMQPEYLYSVRNNNEVVPDHTRYGYAFMPEDAWSFGSVPYTQALLKTEGLSKDVLESRIAETLPGRTTMLVMQEDSPSVAMFRNEVDQMKAVGSVYPVVFLVIAILTTLTTMTRITADQRVQIGTMKALGIKNRKITLHYLSFGLLVGGAGSILGVFAGPFFLPPLVFRFQKSMYTMPWWNSAVTPPVYIMAVLCLLICCASCYGASRKQLRGAAAETLRPKTPKAGRHTAIEKSRFWNRMGFYSQWNIRDILRNKLRSLITVFGIIGCMMLILCGLGMRDTVSNLSETMYGTLQTYETKVSLSEKCTDEQRAQLEKEKNHQFLQEATVEIERDSSKDTLILSVFDQGPYFNFQDERGLALSLPDEGAAITRKTAESKGLSVGDTFKWRSYGSQDWHTERVEEIIQTPLEQGIYMSRTAFEKSGEGFKPTAFVSDEAAESFSGEAYETVQSREDLVASLDSMLEMMNAIIFIMIGAAVVLGLVVLYNLGALSFQEKMRELATLKVLGFQHKRLTKLLRRQTIWLTLVGIIAGIPCGYGLVAYMMLFMGDTLDMQPKIQLWSYAFSGVGILAISLFVGWLVSRKLKRIDMVSALKSVE, from the coding sequence ATGCTGCTGCGAAAAATGCTGCGTGATTTAAAGAATAATGCCGCTCAGTTCCTGGCGATCTTTTTGATGATTTTTTTAGGGGTATTCATATTTTCAGGAATGACCAGTATTGGACAGGGGATGAAAGAATCAAGCCAGGATTACTATGATGAAACCCACCTTGCGGACGCTGTTGTTTACAGCAGCTTTTTTACAGATCAGGATTACAGACAACTAGAGCGCATCCCTGGGGTTTCGGCAGTAACCAGAAGATTACAATTGGATACGGCCTACGAATCAGACAGCGCGACGATCCTACAGCTGAATGTTATTGACAGCGATGCCCTGTCGGGATGCCATCTGGTGGAGGGAGAAGCCTTTGGCGGCAGTGCGGACGGTATATGGCTGGACAGTGAGTTTGCAAAAGCACATCAGGTAAAAACAGGAGATGTTATCAGCCTTACTTATCAGAATGAAGCTCTTGCAAAAGAGGTGAAGGGGCTTGTGATGCAGCCGGAGTATTTGTATTCTGTCAGGAATAATAATGAGGTGGTACCGGATCACACCCGGTATGGCTATGCCTTTATGCCGGAAGATGCCTGGAGTTTTGGCTCTGTGCCTTATACCCAGGCACTTTTGAAAACAGAAGGATTATCTAAAGATGTTTTGGAAAGCAGGATAGCAGAAACCCTGCCGGGCAGGACAACGATGCTTGTCATGCAGGAGGATAGCCCGAGTGTCGCCATGTTTCGGAACGAAGTTGATCAGATGAAAGCTGTGGGGTCCGTTTATCCAGTCGTTTTTCTGGTCATTGCCATACTCACGACATTGACGACGATGACCAGGATAACAGCGGATCAGAGAGTCCAGATCGGCACCATGAAGGCGCTGGGGATAAAAAACAGAAAAATCACGCTGCATTATCTGTCCTTTGGGCTTTTAGTGGGGGGCGCCGGCAGTATCCTTGGTGTTTTTGCCGGACCGTTTTTTTTGCCGCCGCTGGTTTTTAGATTTCAGAAATCAATGTATACCATGCCATGGTGGAACAGTGCGGTGACCCCGCCTGTTTATATCATGGCGGTTTTGTGCCTTTTGATCTGCTGTGCCAGCTGCTATGGAGCAAGCCGTAAGCAGCTGAGGGGAGCTGCCGCAGAAACACTGCGGCCCAAAACGCCAAAGGCGGGCCGTCACACAGCCATTGAAAAAAGCCGTTTCTGGAACCGGATGGGCTTTTACAGCCAGTGGAATATCCGCGATATTCTCAGAAATAAACTGCGGTCGTTGATCACTGTGTTTGGCATTATTGGCTGTATGATGCTTATTCTGTGCGGTTTGGGAATGCGTGACACGGTCAGTAACCTTTCTGAGACCATGTACGGCACACTTCAAACCTATGAAACAAAGGTCAGCTTATCTGAAAAATGTACTGACGAACAGAGAGCACAGCTTGAAAAAGAAAAGAATCATCAGTTTTTGCAGGAAGCCACAGTGGAAATTGAAAGAGACAGCAGTAAGGATACACTCATCCTCTCTGTTTTTGATCAAGGTCCTTATTTCAATTTTCAGGATGAAAGGGGTCTGGCACTTTCCCTGCCAGACGAGGGGGCTGCCATTACGCGCAAAACAGCTGAAAGCAAGGGGCTTTCTGTGGGAGATACGTTTAAATGGCGGAGCTATGGAAGCCAGGACTGGCATACTGAACGGGTAGAGGAAATCATACAAACCCCTTTGGAACAGGGGATATACATGAGCCGGACAGCCTTTGAAAAAAGTGGGGAAGGCTTTAAGCCCACTGCTTTTGTGAGCGATGAGGCGGCTGAAAGCTTTTCAGGAGAAGCCTATGAGACGGTTCAATCCCGGGAAGATTTAGTTGCGTCGCTTGACAGTATGCTCGAAATGATGAACGCCATTATTTTTATCATGATCGGCGCGGCAGTTGTTCTGGGCCTTGTGGTCCTTTATAATCTTGGAGCACTTTCGTTTCAGGAAAAGATGCGGGAGCTGGCGACCTTAAAGGTTCTGGGCTTTCAGCATAAACGGCTGACAAAGCTGCTGCGACGGCAGACGATCTGGCTGACGCTTGTGGGAATTATTGCCGGAATCCCGTGCGGGTATGGGCTGGTTGCATACATGATGCTCTTTATGGGCGATACCCTGGATATGCAGCCTAAGATACAGCTTTGGTCTTATGCGTTCAGCGGTGTTGGGATTCTGGCGATCTCTCTGTTTGTCGGATGGCTTGTATCCAGAAAGCTGAAGCGGATCGACATGGTCAGTGCTTTAAAATCCGTCGAATAG
- a CDS encoding TetR/AcrR family transcriptional regulator gives MQIKKDEIRQEILLAAEDEFYKRGYKEASMRTIAKKANTTLGNIYNYFKNKEALLDAVVGHIPEKIDAMIEKHREFSVSALTKNNYLAIIGDILPEVFPLDLLMSKGVVILLEGCEGTKYMAQRDRLLRLFSEHLAEHLKLPHDNNLSTAMLKGTIAAFLSIAKSDKSLEERKQDLYDYIVALAFGLPDLTDF, from the coding sequence ATGCAGATAAAAAAAGATGAGATACGTCAGGAAATTCTTTTGGCAGCAGAGGACGAATTTTATAAACGCGGTTATAAGGAAGCTTCCATGCGCACCATTGCCAAAAAGGCAAACACCACCCTTGGCAATATCTATAACTACTTTAAAAACAAAGAAGCGCTTCTCGACGCGGTAGTCGGCCATATTCCTGAAAAAATAGACGCCATGATTGAAAAACACCGGGAATTTTCTGTAAGCGCCCTCACAAAAAATAACTATCTGGCGATTATCGGCGACATTCTGCCAGAGGTTTTCCCTTTAGATTTGCTGATGAGCAAAGGTGTTGTTATTTTATTGGAGGGCTGCGAGGGAACAAAGTATATGGCTCAGCGCGACCGCCTGCTCAGACTTTTTTCTGAGCATCTTGCCGAGCACCTTAAACTTCCTCATGATAATAATCTGAGCACTGCAATGCTCAAGGGAACCATTGCCGCCTTTCTTTCGATTGCAAAAAGTGACAAAAGCCTGGAAGAACGCAAGCAGGACCTTTACGATTATATTGTCGCCCTTGCTTTTGGTCTTCCAGACCTCACAGATTTCTGA